From the Saccharobesus litoralis genome, one window contains:
- a CDS encoding type I secretion system permease/ATPase, which produces MENHDRLKEQLEIHTEFQDPLLNSLAFLTKYYGKPFSNQSLAAGLPLIDGKLTPELFPRAALRGGLDAKLVKKSITDIPALLLPCVLLLRDGRCCVLLSRDKDKIQIAWPELEGSHDEIELSALDELYTGFTFYVRKKYRFDERSKETLTTTHGHWFWDTLGRSIPIYRDALIAALFINLFAIASPLFVMNVYDRVVPNLAVDTLWVLTIGMVIVMIFDFGLKELRSHLLDLAAKKSDILLSAKLFEKVLNINMANRPASVGAFARNIQDFDSIRDFITSATIAALIDVPFSILFIFIIMLVAGPLAIVPLLAIIAMLAYSFWIKGKIRVEVERGARFSVQKNAHLIETLTGIESLKLAGAESQFQQKWEDLVGHISNWNLAIRKYGTSVSTVTGFITQLSTVFIVVVGVYQIMEGNISMGAMIAGVMLTGRALAPFAQVALLATRYNQAESALTALEEVMQQPDENFDRYLHRPYIEGAIQFSRVNFAYPNTEYNVLNNINLGIKPKEKVAIIGRIGAGKTTIEKLLLSFYQPQQGSIRLDGVDINQISPADLRQKIGCLPQDISLFYGSIRENITLGVPHVEDERILRAARLAGVTSFTDVDPEGLDRQVGERGAFLSGGQRQAVALARALLFNPPILVLDEPTSNMDNHSEQLVKQKLALLAQDKTLILITHKFSMLDLADRVIVMERGSIVADGPKDAVMQALREGKIKAPS; this is translated from the coding sequence ATGGAAAACCACGATCGCTTGAAAGAACAACTTGAGATCCATACCGAATTTCAAGACCCGTTACTAAATAGCTTGGCATTTTTAACAAAGTACTACGGAAAACCTTTTTCTAATCAATCTTTAGCAGCCGGCTTACCTTTGATCGATGGAAAATTAACGCCTGAATTATTTCCAAGAGCGGCTTTACGAGGCGGTTTAGATGCCAAACTGGTTAAAAAATCTATAACCGACATACCTGCGCTGCTTTTACCTTGCGTACTGTTATTGAGAGATGGTCGTTGTTGTGTGTTGTTATCACGCGACAAAGATAAAATACAGATCGCCTGGCCTGAACTAGAAGGCAGTCATGACGAAATTGAACTTAGTGCTTTGGATGAGCTATACACAGGGTTTACCTTCTACGTACGTAAAAAATATCGCTTTGATGAGCGCAGTAAAGAAACGCTCACTACCACTCACGGCCATTGGTTTTGGGATACCTTAGGCCGCTCAATACCGATATATCGCGACGCGCTAATTGCCGCGTTGTTTATCAACCTTTTTGCGATTGCCTCGCCTTTATTTGTCATGAATGTTTATGACAGGGTTGTGCCAAATTTAGCGGTGGATACGCTGTGGGTGCTGACCATAGGTATGGTTATAGTCATGATATTTGATTTTGGTTTAAAGGAGTTACGTTCCCATTTACTCGATTTAGCCGCGAAAAAGTCAGATATTTTATTGTCTGCCAAGTTATTTGAAAAAGTGCTGAACATTAATATGGCCAATCGACCTGCGTCGGTTGGGGCGTTTGCGCGCAACATTCAAGATTTTGATTCGATCCGAGACTTTATCACCTCCGCCACTATCGCCGCCTTGATTGATGTCCCTTTCTCTATTTTATTTATTTTTATAATTATGCTGGTGGCTGGTCCATTAGCGATTGTGCCATTGCTAGCCATTATTGCTATGCTCGCCTATTCATTCTGGATTAAAGGTAAAATTCGAGTTGAAGTAGAGCGTGGCGCGCGCTTTTCAGTGCAAAAAAATGCGCATCTCATTGAAACTTTAACCGGTATTGAATCGTTAAAATTAGCTGGTGCGGAAAGCCAATTTCAGCAAAAATGGGAAGATTTAGTCGGCCATATCTCTAATTGGAATTTAGCGATCCGCAAATATGGTACGTCAGTCTCTACCGTTACCGGCTTTATTACTCAACTGTCGACCGTTTTTATTGTAGTTGTTGGTGTTTACCAAATTATGGAAGGTAATATCAGCATGGGGGCCATGATTGCTGGGGTAATGTTAACCGGTCGCGCTTTAGCGCCATTCGCTCAAGTGGCTTTATTGGCAACGCGCTATAATCAAGCCGAATCGGCATTAACGGCACTTGAAGAGGTGATGCAACAACCGGATGAAAATTTTGACCGTTATTTACATCGGCCGTACATTGAAGGGGCAATTCAATTCAGTAGAGTTAATTTCGCTTACCCGAATACTGAATACAATGTTCTGAATAACATTAATTTAGGTATCAAACCGAAAGAAAAAGTGGCCATTATTGGCCGAATTGGTGCAGGTAAAACAACCATAGAAAAGCTACTTCTGAGCTTTTACCAACCACAGCAAGGTTCAATCCGCCTCGACGGGGTTGATATTAATCAAATTAGTCCAGCGGATTTACGCCAAAAAATCGGCTGCTTGCCACAAGATATTAGCTTATTTTATGGCAGTATTCGTGAAAATATCACGCTGGGTGTACCACATGTCGAAGATGAACGAATTCTTCGCGCGGCTCGTCTGGCTGGAGTCACGTCGTTTACCGATGTTGATCCTGAAGGTTTAGATAGGCAAGTGGGTGAACGCGGCGCATTTTTAAGTGGCGGCCAACGTCAAGCCGTCGCATTGGCACGAGCATTGCTTTTTAATCCACCGATACTGGTATTAGATGAGCCAACCAGTAATATGGATAACCATT